The nucleotide sequence TACTCCTGAATaatgtccccgtgagcttagctcagttggtaaggacaatacataatatatgcaaggtccggggttcaaatcttggacaccaccaaaaataggtccggggttcgaaccttggACACCACCAAAAACTACTCCTAAATAATTGTATATTAAAATAACCGACTGCATCAACATTTACCCTATCAATACCATCCGATACCTAACACTATAGCAGCTGATTCATTCATTTTTCCAGAGCGAAAATTAATAGCACAATAAGAAAACCATTTTTGGTTGATTTTCCTTTtcacttttacataaatttcacaatttttgAGTTATCAATAATCCGTTGTCGGAACTGTTTACTTGTCTAATCCACATCCTAAAACCTAGACAGTTATAAACTAAGCAAGCTAGTCTAGTTTGTTTTGCTAAAGAAACAGAAATGACAAGGATAACAGACAGTGTATAAAAAATGGCATCAAACGCCAAACAAGGAAAATCGAAATTGTccagaataaaaaataatagcaaAAATTGGCAAAGAACGATATCTACTATGCAATATGAATAATAAAGATTTGAGATTGATGGCAGGGTGAAttgcaaaattttcattttacctTTAGGCATGAACGAGATGTGCTCCATCATATGCCACAATTGTTTAATATTAGACTTATCTAGGCAATGTTAAAGCAAAGGTAAGATAATAAGACACTTACAATTGCCATTCATGTTCAGTAAAATATCAATAAGAATCCATTCCATTTTTCAGCTTTCATTGAAAAGCATATCATTCAAAAACCCTAACAACCTAGATTTTTCACTATACAGAGAAAAACATGACAAAAATTGGGGAAAAAACACAGAAGAACCACAAGAGTATGCAGGCATCACTGAATTAGTTCTCAATTACATCAAATGAAAGAAAGTATAGGAGCTAAAAATTGCATTGCCCATTggaatgatgaaaatgaaaaataacagTGAGAATCCTTAAAAACTAGTCAATTAGTAAACAAAAGAATCAAATAACAAGTCTAAGCTCATAGAATTTGGTTTCAACCTAACTCAAACCTCCCAcactcttaacacaccccctctCACCTAGAACTTGATATCTATTGTGTTACCCgatagcaggtggcccaatggattttaaataatttgagTCGAACCTAACTCAACCCTATAAAACCGGATTATAGAGCAAGTGATACTCCAACTAAATTATAAACTCATTTTGAGGTCTTATGCACAATAGTTTTAACATAAAGTATAAAGGgaaaataattatgtaatgAATTCTCCATTAGATATATATGAACATGACattacaaaagaaagaaaatggaaTGAATTAGAGAAGGGCAAtgagaatgaaaatgagaagAGCAGCAATAAAGGAGTATTTGAGGGCAGCAACAAGAATAGCCAAAGAGATAAACAAGAGTTGCCACAGAACTTGAACACTTGCCCATGTGAGAATACCAGTTAGCCCAAGAGCAAGGACATTATCAGGATCTCGATCTAAAAGGCTACTccaattcaaaccaaaaagGGGTCGTTTATCTTGTTCTTCTTGTCCAGAAGAAGAGGGTGGTTGTTGTGAATTTTTGTCCTCTTCTTTTACCCCATTACTGTTGCTGTTGTTGGATGCAGACAATGGAAGTGGGCGTGGTTTTCGAGAATTGAAGGTGATGGAAATGGTAGAAAAGTGTTGTGGTTGGTATCGAAGAGAATGGATTGAGAGTGATGATGAGGGTATGAAATTGGTTAACCCTAACATGCTCATATCGCTATTCTTTCTTTGTTACAGGAGACTCGGAATGTATGTGAAGGAGAAACAAATTgtaaaagtcttttttttttttattcacaataaatatatatcaacTAAAAAACTCCTTAAGATCGTTAAAAGTTTATCAGATAAAAGATGAtatgaacatgtgtttataagtgagtGTAATTATCACTTCAAAATATGGATTTGTGAGGTTGTATTAGTCTTAACCTAAATTTCTcacaaaatttttgtttttgcgtTAGGGTgtataaattacaaacaatattttttatgaaattttgattaatattatttttaggctaaaatatggttttagtccctgcaaatatgtctcgttttggttttagtcccttgtaaaaaaaaaatttgtttttggtccctgcaaaattttttgtttttgaaaatagtccatgaccccacttttgtgatgatttgcatacgtgacacattataactgaaccaattttgtagtttttggtccctgcaaaatattttgtttttaaaaaaggtccttgcaaaattttttgtttttgaaaatagtccctctagggactattttcaaaaacaaaatattttgcagggaccaaaaacaattttttttttaccagggactaaaaccaaaacgaggcatatttgcagggattaaaaccatattttagccttatttttatttgacttaaatgcaattttgatctccctattttcaaaattgttaagTTTTGATACCCTCATTTCTAAACCCAACATTTTGATTCCCCTAGTTATAAAGTcaactaaaatttgaaaaattctacACAATAAGATCTCTTAACATTCACATCACAAAGGTCGGTTATTTTGCCTTTCACATAGACATAGATTTGGAAAACAAATATGGCGATGACACCTATTAGATTAAGAAAATAGATATGAGAAAGAGGAGTGTTATCGAACTTAAATGCCAAAGGCGTTTTGTTAGGAGAGGCTTGGTCTGCTAAGCAAACTAAGACggtttaagaaatatttgaaGACAGCTGGTTT is from Medicago truncatula cultivar Jemalong A17 chromosome 1, MtrunA17r5.0-ANR, whole genome shotgun sequence and encodes:
- the LOC11419874 gene encoding uncharacterized protein → MSMLGLTNFIPSSSLSIHSLRYQPQHFSTISITFNSRKPRPLPLSASNNSNSNGVKEEDKNSQQPPSSSGQEEQDKRPLFGLNWSSLLDRDPDNVLALGLTGILTWASVQVLWQLLFISLAILVAALKYSFIAALLIFILIALL